From the Lactuca sativa cultivar Salinas chromosome 9, Lsat_Salinas_v11, whole genome shotgun sequence genome, the window ctggaccaatcattttagttatttaagaaaataattaatgcatattaaatgttgaagatgtaattaatatccctaatatatatatatatatatatatatatatatatatatatatatatatatatatatatatatatatatatatatatatatatatatatatatatatatatatatatagatgtgtAAGGTCATTCTTAAGATCTTTTGGAAATTTCTACAAATCTATTGGTAAGATGCTTGTTATTGGTGTTACTCATTTAACTATCAAACACATATCAGAAAACATACATgctattaattatagaaacacattctctgaaatgtttttttatgtaattttatatatttcagctagttttaccaaacgtcattttttatCAGATAAGTTTTCAGTTattaactaattttttatttaacacctagtttttcagctatcagctagtttttcagctaaAAACTAGTTTTTTAGTTAGTACGTCAAACATAACATTATTATATCTCATGTTTGATATTATATTTGAATACTTTCGGAATTGAATTGTGGCAGAAATTTTATCGGGGAACATTGAAATTGACAGAGTAACACCTGTTATTAAGTGAATCTGGTTCGGTTAACATTGATCTAAATAgttcaaactaaattcaaatctaatacgatccaaaataataatttggttttaatgaaaaccaatccaaaatccgGATTAAATAGCCTAAACTAAATTGTCCAATTGGAAAATTCCGCTTTATCCGAATAGTGAAGAGTCCTAACACCTGTTATactcgttttttttttctattaaattgatAAACCTCACCCTATGCAGCTTCGATATATGTAAAGTCCGTGTCCTAATTTCATCTTTATTGCTCATCCATGTGTCCTAATTTCAAGACGAGTTCCATCTCAACTCAAGGAAAGTTTCATGTCTTTATCGTCTACAACAACAAAATCCACCCTTGCCGAGAGTTTTGAGCTATGTTATGTATAAATGCTCCACTATGGAAGtggattctctctctctctctctctctctctctctctctcgggtgtgtgtgtgtgtgagagagagagagagagattgtttaaataaataaataagtattggatttaagaaaatttaaaaataataataataaatacccCAATGGGTATTAAAGTCATTTCAGTTTACTGAATGAGCAAATTCGcaacgaaactagctcaaaatgaTTACGAATCTAAAAAAATTGAGGTTTAAACTAAACCACGGAAAAAACGCATACTACAGAgattatttttgcaattttgtctattagTAATATGCACTTTGATTTATAGTGTGGTTGTGTTTGCTGAATTTTCGTTTCCGTGATGTGATTTGAATTTGTTACTTGGTTAGAGTGAGAAGCATGAGAGAATACTCTTTGTGttctttctattttatttttattttttaattttgtttacaTTATTAAGTAAATGTGGTTGTTTAATTAGAAATAAATATGTAGCAGTTGAGATGATTTCTTATCAGTAGTGTGGCGTAGCCAATGTTGAACTTTTACCAAGTTAACTTTATTAGTTTATTTCTGTAGGTCATCGGTGTTACACGTGTGTGAATTGTGCAATCTTTTATCATTTGAGATGATAAACGTACATGTCATGATTTTGTGTTATTTATTGAGTGATAAGTGTAACTATATCATTTGTTCCTAAAAACGAAAGAACCTAAAGTTTTTTTCTTGTATGAGTTGTATCGTCTGGGTCATATGGGTTCATTCATAAATgaattaaaataaattattaaacatatataattataaaggaaaactacaataaagtccctacatattggcctcctaatcgatttagtccctatatattttttttattcaattaagtcccaaataccggtaatcgtattcaatttaacactttgacccggtcaacatgtcatccaactttcaaaaattacatttttggtccagatttcaaaatttattacaaatttggtccaaaatttacacttttggcccggattttaaattttttttacaaatttggtccaaactttaacttttttgcccaaattttagaattttattatgaattcatcctaattttagttttttttgcaacttttttttttcaaaaaattgtttctaataagttttttctttataaaatcatacttatacaaaaaaacatatatattttcacataaaaatcttatattttctatataaaaactttttttaaaaagttttttgtatatgaaatatctagttataaaaatatgtatttatttactatataaatatatataaattcgtttttataaaaaaaatgtatacaaacacctatcacctttatatatatatatatatatatatatatatatatatatatatatatatatatatatatatatatatatatatatgcacacaaataggtgtgtatctatattttttttataaaaacgtgtttgaataattttttatataatacgtgttcgtatacattttataaaaacgtgtttgaataagtttttatataatacgtgtttgtatatattttataaaatcgtgtttgtatacattttataaaatgtatacaaacacgtattatataaaaaaatattcaaacacgtttttataaaaaaaaaatataaacaaacacgattttataaaaaaaaaaatatagataaaataggtgtttgtatacattttttttttttttgtaaaatacgtttttgtatacattttttttataaaaacggatttctatatatttatatacttaataaatacttatttttataactaaatatttcatatacaaaaaactttttaaaaaaagtttttatatagaaaatataagatttttatgtgaaaatatatatttttttgtataaatatgattttataaagaaaaaacatattagaaacaattttttgaaaaaaaagttgCGAAAAAAACTAAAATgatgatgaattcataataaaattctaaaatttgggcaaaaaatgtaaagtttggaccaaatttgtaaaaaaaatttaaaatccgggccaaaagtataaattttggaccaaatttataataaattttgaaatctgggccaaaaatgtaatttttgaaagttggatgacctgttgacctggtcaaagggttaaattgaatacgattaccagtatttgggacttaattgaataaaaaaaatatataaggactaaatcgattatgaggtcaATATGTAAggactttattgtagttttccCTAATTATAACCACCGAAAAATAGAGGATTGTTTATGTTTATTGATTTATATTCATAAATGATACAACTATATTTATAAATGGGGAAATCACTTTAAAACGAAGTCTTATATTAATGCACGACTATAATCGACCTTTTTCTTGTGGATcgaaatatatttataaaactaaattataaatgaataacacaataaaaatttataatgtgGTGATTTGTTACCGTcctataatcataaataaatacgtTACAAACAAAAATTGAAGTAAAATAATTAACTTTTATTTTATAGTCACAAATAAATTTATAATCAAATAGAAGTATATAACACAATACaatgaaaatatatataatatagttttaatcataatttattaaaACACAATCtcttattgattttttttgtcTAGGATCTTTTTGTTTGAATTAGGCTGTTTTGACAAGAACTCGAGGCTGTATCTGATGTGTCCCCTCATCTATTGCTCTCTTAAATTGTTTCTTAACTTCAATTGTACCAATAAAATGTTGCATTTTGATTATTTTCTTCTGTTTAGAACCAATaacaaattaatttgatattattttGTTAACCGACCTAACATTTTGGGACTTTTCTGCAAaaagatattattatttttaatattatacaaAATTAAAAGAATGATCTTTATGGTATGTCAAAACTCACTTAAACATTTGAACTAACACCAGTAACCAGTAGTCCAAAAgtttctttttcttgtgaatttgaTCCAATTTAGTGTGAGCTTTTTTGTAAAGACGATTTTTctgttttgttatatatatatatatatatatatatatatatatatatatatatatatatatatatatatatatatatatatgtgtgtgtgtgtgtgtgtgttgtgtgaaATCTTCAGTAAAATCCAAAATTTTTGATCAAGTTTATGTTTTAATctcattttttttacaaaaatcttAAAAACCGATAAAATGTTGCATTTTGATTATTTTCTCTCAGTTCTAACCGATAACAAATTAATTTGAAACTATATCGTTAACCGACCCAAATTTTTAGGACTTTTCTACAAAAAgaatattattattttcattttcttattattattattaatattagacaaatttacaagaatggtccctatggttttccCCGAAGGTCCGATTATGGTGGCTGTTGTTTTCGATGGAGGTCCGATTATGGTGGGATGAGGTCTAGCGGTTTTTGAGAGATATACATCGTCTCCGACAAATTGTAAGAGAGAGATCCGAAACCCTCGCTCCTCCAACGAAAACATcagctagttttttttttttttttcagcgaGACATGAATGGTTTGATGAGAGTGGCGACTCCTGAGAGGCTCTGATTAGGGCGTCAGCTACAACAATATGTTGGCTCTAGGCAAGAGACATCTAAAAACTATTTATGTTTTATTGtaatagagagaaagagagaaaaatCAAATTAAACCAAACATGCAAGAAAATATAACTTTTGGACAACTATGTTAATCCAAATATTTTTGGCACAAACATAAAAGTTTTGACATAACACAAGAACCATTATTGTAATTTTATCTTaacattattattttattaaaaatgaaaataaatatattatttcttaaatataataaatacatataaacatatttatACCAAAACAACATGTAAAAAATACATATCAAtataataaatacatataaaaaaacataatcataTATTTTATACCTCAAAAAAcgtttttaaagtttttttttctcatttaaaCGTATTTACACCAAAGAACATACAGATCATTACAACACACAACATTAATATATCATTTGCTTTCTATTTTCCTTCCACAAAAGTCAAACTAAATGTTACATATAAAAATGATAATatactaaataataaaataaagtaacCGAACAGACTCATCCCATAAACCCTATTCGAGCTGTCCTAATTTAAGCGTTGAATCAATCTCTTTTTCATAAGAAAAAAATGTCGCTTGAAATAGCTATTCGTCATccaatcaaaaaaaaaatcacctaTTTTGAGAAGTGGTAAGCTTAGGGTCAGTTTGATAGTACAAGACATCTCCAGTATCACTAACATAATGGTCTTTCTTCAAGCTTGCGATTAATTCACCCAGTAGGTGGAAAGGTAAACCCCTTGACTTTTTCGGCTCCCTGTAGTATTTCCCAAGCACTGGCTTTGCAGCCTCCGTCTATAAAGGAGAAACAAGTAATAAATGTTGAGTAAAATTTAACTTCATGGTCAAAATTACAGAAAAGCCCATGTGATCTTTAGAATGTATACTCACTGCCTCAATTAGGTGATAATGTGGGATCTGAGGAAAAAGATGGTGAACGACATGAGTTCCAATGTCATGATGAATATTATTAATCCAACCATAATCACGATCAATTGTAGTTAATCCTCCCCTTAAATAACTCCATTcctgtaaaaaaaaaaatcatgagtGTCTTGGGGGTATGTTTAAATAGTTGTTATGGtgtgacaaaaaaaaaagtaCATAACCAAATTTATGAAATTATGTAACGATTAAAAATACCTTTCCACGATACCAAGGGAGTTTATCTTCATGACCATGGTGATGTAAGTAAGtaacaagatccaaccatatAACATTTATCTGAAATCAAAGCAAATGAGAAGCTAAAAACTTTTAACAACAATTAAAATAGAAATATAAAAATTAAGGGATATGGAAAAATATTAAATACCCAATATGGAATGCCATATAGTTTTAGCATTTGCATTGGGCCAACAACAAAGTTTAAACCAAGAAGCAGAGCAAACATTGCAGTCCAACAAATTGTTGAAGTCATCACGTCTTTTTTCTCAACCGGGACAAACAAATCACTACTTGGATCAAAGTGGGACCCACTCTTTCCCGGAGATCTATTCCactatataagaaaaaaaaaacaaaatatatatatatatatatatatatatatatatatatatatatatatatatataaattatttgttACAAATTTACAAATTACAACAATTGTATTATTTTGTAACTTACAAGGTAAAAGGGATAAGCTAGCATTGGAAAAGGGAGGGTGAAGCGAAGTGTACGTGTCATCCAATCCAAACTCTTGAAGGTTTTTTCAGATAactataaataaaaacaaaagtgTGAAATTGATTGATAAAtaaagttcaaaaaa encodes:
- the LOC111882696 gene encoding sn-2 acyl-lipid omega-3 desaturase (ferredoxin), chloroplastic, whose translation is MAGLVLSGCGIKPFSQSLAIPTRGFIHKNNNNPVILLPSKDPIAIFSSKTTTPDRFSKWEVKVSAPFKIPSIDGENSGRERGERISSDEEIVKEEEKFDAGAPPPFKLADIRAAIPKHCWVKDPWRSMSYVIRDVACVLGLAAAAAYLNNWLVWPLYWVAQGTMFWALFVLGHDCGHGSFSNNSKLNSVVGHILHSSILVPYHGWRISHRTHHQNHGHVENDESWHPLSEKTFKSLDWMTRTLRFTLPFPMLAYPFYLWNRSPGKSGSHFDPSSDLFVPVEKKDVMTSTICWTAMFALLLGLNFVVGPMQMLKLYGIPYWINVIWLDLVTYLHHHGHEDKLPWYRGKEWSYLRGGLTTIDRDYGWINNIHHDIGTHVVHHLFPQIPHYHLIEATEAAKPVLGKYYREPKKSRGLPFHLLGELIASLKKDHYVSDTGDVLYYQTDPKLTTSQNR